The Acidimicrobiia bacterium region GCCAGCAAGCCCAGGCGCCGAGCCGGAGTCCACGGTGTGGTCGATCGACCCCACGAGGGCGGCCTCCTTGTACCAGACCGGCGTCAGGTCCACTTCGCTCACGCCCGCCGCGCCGAGCAACAGGACGGTGCCGCGGTGAGCCACCGCGCGCAGCGCCTCGCTGACCGACTGCGGGGCGCCGACCGCCTCGACGACGTAGGGGAAGCCACCCATCAGCATGACGTTCGACTTCCGGCCGACGACGCGGACGCCGGCCAGCCGGGCGAGCTCGTCGAAGTGGGCGCTGCCAGCGTCGGTCCGAACCACGTGATCGGCGCCGCACGCGGCCGCGGCCTCAGCCTGGTGGGGATGCCGGGCGAGCACCGTGACCGGACATCCCGGGAACAGCCCCTTGAGGGCGGCCAAAGTCGCCAGCCCGATGATTCCTCCGCCGACCACGAGCACCGGCTCGCCGTCGCGGGGCGGGACGCGGAGCAGGCCGTGGCACGCGATTGAGACCGGCTCGTGCAGGCTCGAGCCGCGGTCAGGCACGGTGTCGGGGATGGCGTGCAGCATCGAGACGTGGGCGAGCGCCTGCTCACCCCAACCGCCACCGAGGTCTTGGGTGAACCCCAGCGAGCGTCCACCGGTGAGGACCCGGCTGTCGAGGTTGAGACACGACGACGTCCATCCCCGCGCGCAGTTCTCGCACGGCGGCTCGATCCCCCGGGCCGCGCACGGGATACACGGATCGACTGCGACTCGCGTCCCCACCGCCTGGGCGCACTCGGGCCCGGCTTCGATCACCCGGCCGGCGATTTCGTGGCCGAGCACGAACGGAAACGACGCCAGCGACACGAGCGTCGGCGACGGGCCGGTGTTGTGGGCGAAGAGGTGGAGGTCGCTGCCGCAGATCCCGCCCGTGGTCACGGCGACGCGTGCCCAGGCCGGCCCGGGCAGCTCGGGCTCGGGCAGATCGATGAGCGACGCCGGGAAGGCGGGATCGGCCAGGTCGAACTGGACGGCGCGCACACCGGCAGCGTACGCGTGCTCGCGACGCGACATCCCGACGGCAGACCGACCGAACACCCCCGGCGTACAGTGCCGAGTTGTGCGCGTCCCAGACGCCGTCCTGGATGAGGTTCGCGAGCGCGGGTTTGCGCTGATCGAGGGCTTCCTCGCTCCCGACGAGCTGAAGGCGGCGCAAGCGGCACTCTGGCTGCACTTTCCGAGGCCCGAGGACTACTTCGCCCAGCCCGCGAGCTTTCCGGAGTACGCCACCAGCCAGTTCGCCGGCGTCGAGGAGTTTCCCTACCGGTCGTGGGACCTCAATCGTTTGGCCTTCCACCCCGACCTCGTCGACACCGCGGAGCGCTTCCTCGCCACGCGAGAGCTCCACCTCTACAAGGTCGAGCTGTGGGCGAAGTACGCCGGTGCCGCCAACTACGAACAGCCCCTGCACCGTGACTACGGCAGCCACAGCCTCGTCGTCCCACGGCGAGACGGTCGGTACCAACAGTTGACGACGTTCATCTTCCTCTCGGACGTCACGCTCGAGGACGGACCGACGCGGATCGTTCCCAACGACCGCGGCAAGGACGTCCCCTTCACGCCCCTGTACATCGAGTTCGGAGCCCTCGCCGACGTCGAGGTGGCCGCCACCGGTCCCGCCGGGAGTCTGCTCCTGTACCGCACCGACATCCTCCACCGAGGGTCGGATCTCGTCGGCGCCGCACGTTCTCGCTTCTCGTTGCTGGCGGACTACCAAGCGAGGGGAACGACGTGGGGCGGGAAGATGGCATGGCCGAAGCAAGCGCCCGAGCGATGGGCCAAGCTGATGCCGCAGTGCTCAGTCCGGGAACGAGATCTCTTCGGCTTCCCGAGGCCGGGCGATGCGTACTGGAACGAGCAGACGCTGTCGGACGTCGCCCTCCGCTACCCCGGGATGGACATGACGCCCTACGGGGCGACCAAGCCCTCCCAGCCGGCTCGTGGCGCGCCGGGCGGCGTCGGAACGGATGGCACGAGCGGCCCATAGGTTGCGCGTCGCGGGCTGGTCGCCTCAGCACGGGATGCTGCGCCCTGCGTCAGCAGGACGAGACCGAACGGCCGAATCGCATGCCGTGCGGAGAGCCTGGCGCCGGACTCAGGTGCCGGGGTCGACGTGTCCCTCCCGCTCGTCGCGCGCGGCCCACTCGAGCAGCGTGTCGAGCGAGTACACCGCGTCATCGATTCCCTCGTGGAGGTCGCCCAGACTGGCGAAGCGCCTCGGAACCGTCTCCATCGTGCAGTCGTGCGGCTCGACATCGTCAATCTCGTCCCAAGTGATCGGGGTCGACACCGTCGCCTCGGGGACCCCGCGCACGGAATACGCGCTGGCGATCGTGTGGTCCCGGGCGTTCTGGTTGTAGTCGACGAACAGCTTCCCGGGCTCCCGATCCTTTCGCCACCAGACAGTCGTGACGTCGTCCGGCGCTCGGCGCTCCACGGCTCGAGCGAACGCCAGTGCCGCTCGACGCACGTCCGCGAAGTCCCAACGTGGTTGGATTCTGACGTAGACATGGAGGCCTGACCCGCCCGATGTCTTTGGCCACCCGACGGCCCCGAGCTCATCGAGGACCTCGTGCGCTACGTGGGCAACGCGCCGAACGGTGTCAAAACTGCACCCGGGCATCGGATCCAGGTCGATCCTCCACTCGTCGGGTCGCTCGGTGTCTCGGCGGCGGGAGTTCCAGGGGTGGAACTCCACCGTCGACATCTGCACCGCCCAGATGACGCTGGCGAGCTGGGTCACGCAGAGCTCGTCGGCATGTCGTCCGGACGGGAAGTCAACCCGCACCGTCTCAACCCATGGCGGGGCACCGCGTGGAAGCCGCTTCTGGTGCACCTTCTCGCCGCTGACTCCCTCAGGGAAGCGATGCAACATGCACGGTCGCTCCCGCAGGGCTCGGACGATGCCGTCGCCGACGCTGAGGTAGTACCGGGCGAGGTCGAGCTTCGTTGCTCGACGCAACGGGAAGTAGACGCGGTCGGGATTCGAGATCCGGACGACGCGATCTCCGACTGGAAGATCGACCGCCGGCACTCGGCGCGTTTCGCCGGGGCTCACCCGGCGAGGCTAGGCGGGGGAGGCTGCACACTCGGAGGAAGACGAAAGGTCTGAGACCCCAGAACGGCGGCCCCGAGCCTGCTGCTCGCGAGCCACCGGTTGAGCGCTCGTTGCACGGCTATCGGAGTCCGACTCCTCGAGGCCCATCGGGCAGCGCATGCCCGGCGCAAGACTGGCGTCGCGGCGCTCGCTGCCCGCAGGACCCACAAGCGCAGCGAGGCCCGGCTCCACACACCGACGGAGCCGGCCCTCAGGCGCATGCCGGCCTCTACTGCTGGTTCTGGTTGACACGCTGCTCGCACGCCAGCCGGTACGCCTCAAGGCGGTCCACCAGCTCTCCCGGCTGGCTGAGTGCGGGCAGGTGACCAGCGTCCAGCTCGTCTGGAGTGATTCCGAGACGCTCGTCGACGACCCGCCGCAAGAACTCGGGCGGAAAGAAGCGGTCGTTCCGACACAGGATGAACCGGGTCGGGACCTCCGGCCATGCGTCGAGCGGCCACGCCTTCTCGAACGGCGTGCCGGATTGGATCCGCTCGCCCCTCGCCATGGCCTCCGACACAAGGTCGGGCGGTACATCATGAAAGAACTCCGCCATGGGGTCGATGTCGGCTGCGATCGGGCGGCCGTCGAGCTCGGCCTGGCGGCGGCGGGCTTCCGCCCACCGGGTGTGGACCCACCACTCCCCCGGTGGCTCGCCAGGCATCGGGACCATCGCGGCAACGAGAACCAGGAGGCTCACCGGCACCTGAGCACAAACGAGCGGCGCGGTGAATCCTGCGAGTGACTGCCCCACCACGATCAGGTCCGAGCGACCTCCGATCGCATCGAGAACAACCTCGACGTACTCGGCCAGGCCGGCCGAGTCGTCGTCGGACGGGAGGTCTGGTGCAACCACGTCGTGACCCCGGGCACGGAGCCGGGGAGCGACGAGGTGCCAGTACCACGAGTCGGATCCCGCGCCGTGAATCAGGACGTAGGTGGCCATCGCTCGCGCTCTCCTCGCCCGGTCAAGCGAATCTTCGAGACGTACGACGACCTCCCGAGTCGGGAATCATCGCTGCCGGCTCGCGGTCGTCTCCAATCTCCGGATCACGACCGCAAGCCGAGCCGATGCTGTATCGGCCCTGGTGGGGTGCGGGATCCCCATTCGAGACCGGCGCGTTAGCCCGTGAACCTCGGGGCCGCGACGATCGGCGCCACGGCCGGGGTCGGCGCCACGGCGGCGAAGACTGTTCCCGTCAGCT contains the following coding sequences:
- a CDS encoding alcohol dehydrogenase catalytic domain-containing protein; translation: MRAVQFDLADPAFPASLIDLPEPELPGPAWARVAVTTGGICGSDLHLFAHNTGPSPTLVSLASFPFVLGHEIAGRVIEAGPECAQAVGTRVAVDPCIPCAARGIEPPCENCARGWTSSCLNLDSRVLTGGRSLGFTQDLGGGWGEQALAHVSMLHAIPDTVPDRGSSLHEPVSIACHGLLRVPPRDGEPVLVVGGGIIGLATLAALKGLFPGCPVTVLARHPHQAEAAAACGADHVVRTDAGSAHFDELARLAGVRVVGRKSNVMLMGGFPYVVEAVGAPQSVSEALRAVAHRGTVLLLGAAGVSEVDLTPVWYKEAALVGSIDHTVDSGSAPGLAGGPDRHSVDRALDVLAAGLLPQDVVVTHEFPLDEYRDAVATAIDRGGSHAIKVVFRP
- a CDS encoding phytanoyl-CoA dioxygenase family protein: MRVPDAVLDEVRERGFALIEGFLAPDELKAAQAALWLHFPRPEDYFAQPASFPEYATSQFAGVEEFPYRSWDLNRLAFHPDLVDTAERFLATRELHLYKVELWAKYAGAANYEQPLHRDYGSHSLVVPRRDGRYQQLTTFIFLSDVTLEDGPTRIVPNDRGKDVPFTPLYIEFGALADVEVAATGPAGSLLLYRTDILHRGSDLVGAARSRFSLLADYQARGTTWGGKMAWPKQAPERWAKLMPQCSVRERDLFGFPRPGDAYWNEQTLSDVALRYPGMDMTPYGATKPSQPARGAPGGVGTDGTSGP
- the ligD gene encoding non-homologous end-joining DNA ligase, coding for MSPGETRRVPAVDLPVGDRVVRISNPDRVYFPLRRATKLDLARYYLSVGDGIVRALRERPCMLHRFPEGVSGEKVHQKRLPRGAPPWVETVRVDFPSGRHADELCVTQLASVIWAVQMSTVEFHPWNSRRRDTERPDEWRIDLDPMPGCSFDTVRRVAHVAHEVLDELGAVGWPKTSGGSGLHVYVRIQPRWDFADVRRAALAFARAVERRAPDDVTTVWWRKDREPGKLFVDYNQNARDHTIASAYSVRGVPEATVSTPITWDEIDDVEPHDCTMETVPRRFASLGDLHEGIDDAVYSLDTLLEWAARDEREGHVDPGT
- a CDS encoding alpha/beta hydrolase — its product is MATYVLIHGAGSDSWYWHLVAPRLRARGHDVVAPDLPSDDDSAGLAEYVEVVLDAIGGRSDLIVVGQSLAGFTAPLVCAQVPVSLLVLVAAMVPMPGEPPGEWWVHTRWAEARRRQAELDGRPIAADIDPMAEFFHDVPPDLVSEAMARGERIQSGTPFEKAWPLDAWPEVPTRFILCRNDRFFPPEFLRRVVDERLGITPDELDAGHLPALSQPGELVDRLEAYRLACEQRVNQNQQ